In Gammaproteobacteria bacterium, one DNA window encodes the following:
- a CDS encoding ATP-dependent zinc protease, with the protein MKNIALFFTETTGQYAILPLACLMLSACNPQADTLSEREARINARESELVTLFAELVELKKSLEKDQAEQHSTRAKDTNTPAADNCACETTGAEASAQGSATKVDSKTVLGAIENVHLDPPGLEFSARIDTGAQTSSLNALDIVEFERDGKPFVKFNLIHPESGEKIELTRRLRGHVRVKELGDREALRRPVVKLRVVLADIDEQINFTLENRSRFKHQVLIGRNLLQDLAVVDVSKKATPANSDSPEAAVKQ; encoded by the coding sequence ATGAAAAACATCGCTTTATTTTTTACTGAAACAACCGGCCAATACGCCATCCTGCCGCTCGCCTGCCTCATGCTTTCCGCCTGCAATCCGCAAGCGGATACGTTATCGGAGCGCGAAGCCCGCATCAATGCGCGCGAATCCGAACTGGTCACGCTGTTTGCCGAACTGGTCGAACTGAAGAAATCGCTGGAGAAAGACCAAGCGGAGCAGCACTCCACCCGTGCAAAAGATACGAACACCCCGGCAGCGGATAACTGCGCGTGCGAGACTACCGGCGCGGAAGCATCCGCGCAAGGATCGGCAACGAAAGTGGATTCCAAAACCGTATTGGGCGCTATCGAGAACGTCCATCTCGATCCGCCCGGTCTGGAATTCAGCGCGCGCATCGACACCGGCGCGCAAACATCGTCGCTGAATGCATTGGATATCGTCGAGTTTGAACGGGACGGCAAGCCGTTCGTGAAATTCAATCTGATCCACCCGGAAAGCGGTGAAAAAATCGAGTTGACGCGGCGTTTGCGCGGTCATGTGCGCGTCAAGGAATTGGGCGACCGGGAAGCACTGCGCCGCCCGGTCGTCAAACTGCGCGTCGTGCTGGCCGATATCGACGAACAGATCAATTTCACCTTGGAAAACCGCAGCCGCTTCAAACATCAAGTGCTGATCGGGCGCAACCTGCTGCAAGATCTGGCGGTTGTCGATGTCAGCAAAAAGGCCACCCCGGCTAACAGCGACAGTCCGGAAGCGGCGGTAAAACAATGA